One region of Deinococcus fonticola genomic DNA includes:
- a CDS encoding metallophosphoesterase has translation MNSIVVPDLHGCPHFLDWVLLKYPGRHLILLGDLINRGPDARLVMRTALNLARERRATLLWGNHEDWAWAATARLKFPAQERWFKSKGRELHQAYDGDVKACMADLTQFALFAHSYVVEGDMLCAHAARPNLGRDPQDVLDKRCLRDRPDRRLLPLPVQFFPNLRYSVHGHTVMPEPLVDLGGKGVVYLDLGSAKTGKFCVWDSVKREVASYGE, from the coding sequence ATGAATTCCATCGTTGTCCCCGACCTGCACGGCTGCCCGCATTTCCTGGACTGGGTGCTCCTGAAGTACCCGGGCCGCCACCTGATTCTGCTGGGTGACCTGATCAACCGTGGCCCGGACGCCCGGCTGGTCATGCGAACGGCCCTGAACCTGGCCCGTGAGCGCCGCGCCACCCTGCTGTGGGGCAACCACGAGGACTGGGCCTGGGCCGCCACCGCCAGACTGAAATTCCCCGCGCAGGAACGCTGGTTTAAAAGCAAAGGCCGCGAACTGCACCAGGCCTATGACGGAGACGTGAAAGCCTGCATGGCTGACCTGACGCAATTTGCCCTGTTCGCCCACTCTTACGTGGTCGAGGGGGACATGCTGTGCGCCCACGCCGCCCGCCCCAACCTGGGCCGCGACCCACAGGACGTGCTGGACAAACGCTGCCTGCGAGACCGCCCGGACAGACGCCTGCTGCCGTTGCCGGTGCAGTTTTTCCCGAACCTGCGGTATTCCGTTCACGGCCACACCGTCATGCCAGAGCCGCTGGTCGACCTGGGTGGAAAAGGCGTCGTCTACCTTGACCTGGGCAGCGCCAAGACCGGGAAATTCTGCGTCTGGGACTCGGTCAAGCGCGAGGTGGCATCGTATGGTGAGTGA
- a CDS encoding MBL fold metallo-hydrolase has protein sequence MTQPPVRTALLGLINTYLVPEKDGLTLIDTGMLSLVPRILKKAAQLGQPITRIVLTHGHDDHALGLDGVKRAYPEARVFMHQAEAASLTRLNVETRPDRAVRGGEQLGSLQVIAAPGHSEGHLAYLDPRDGTLYAGDAFVNVPSLRVATELHPLFPMPTFATWNADAARASARTLTELHGLNWLALGHGQPIRAPQQAMRTALLRAEQQIPVTGWQLALAHRINTLSGGAKGHI, from the coding sequence ATGACTCAGCCTCCCGTTCGTACCGCTCTGCTTGGCCTCATCAACACCTACCTCGTCCCGGAAAAAGACGGCCTGACCCTCATCGACACGGGGATGCTTTCACTCGTTCCCCGCATCCTGAAGAAGGCCGCGCAGCTGGGCCAGCCGATCACGCGAATTGTCCTGACGCACGGCCACGACGACCACGCGCTGGGCCTCGATGGCGTCAAACGGGCCTATCCGGAAGCGCGTGTGTTCATGCACCAGGCCGAGGCTGCCAGCCTGACCCGCCTGAACGTCGAAACACGTCCGGACAGGGCCGTGCGGGGCGGGGAACAGCTCGGTTCGTTGCAGGTCATCGCCGCGCCCGGTCACTCCGAAGGCCACCTGGCGTACCTGGATCCCCGCGACGGCACGCTGTACGCCGGGGACGCCTTCGTGAACGTGCCTTCCCTGCGCGTAGCCACGGAACTCCATCCCCTGTTCCCCATGCCGACGTTCGCAACGTGGAACGCCGACGCCGCCCGGGCCAGCGCCCGCACCCTCACTGAACTGCACGGACTGAACTGGCTGGCGTTGGGGCACGGCCAACCCATTCGTGCGCCGCAACAGGCCATGCGTACCGCACTGCTCCGGGCAGAGCAGCAGATTCCGGTGACCGGCTGGCAACTGGCGCTGGCCCACCGCATCAATACCCTGTCGGGTGGAGCAAAAGGACACATTTAA
- the map gene encoding type I methionyl aminopeptidase produces MSRVALKSAREIEIMRRAGGLVAETFRLLEPHVKPGVTLKELDRMAEEHIRKAGAVPAYVGYGPRNNPFPATLCMSVNEVICHGIPSDRELKEGDIVGVDIGVLLDGYYGDACYTYKVGQVAPEVDALVETTRQCLQAGLETVRPGSRTGDIGHAIQTLAESRGFSVVREYTGHGIGKRLHDEPTIYHWGARYTGLKLQPGMVFTIEPMINLGQPDTRLLDDGWTVITADKKPSAQFEHTLVVTSRGYDILTL; encoded by the coding sequence ATGAGCCGCGTCGCCCTGAAGTCCGCCCGCGAAATCGAGATCATGCGCCGAGCCGGTGGGCTGGTGGCCGAAACCTTCCGCCTGCTGGAACCCCACGTGAAACCCGGCGTGACGCTCAAAGAGCTTGACCGCATGGCCGAGGAGCACATCCGCAAAGCCGGCGCGGTGCCCGCCTATGTCGGCTATGGCCCGCGCAACAATCCCTTTCCTGCCACCCTGTGCATGAGCGTGAACGAAGTGATCTGCCACGGCATTCCCAGCGACCGCGAGCTGAAAGAAGGCGACATCGTGGGCGTGGACATCGGTGTGTTGCTCGACGGGTACTACGGTGACGCCTGCTACACGTACAAGGTCGGCCAGGTCGCGCCGGAAGTCGACGCCCTGGTGGAAACCACCCGGCAATGCCTGCAAGCGGGGCTGGAAACCGTGCGGCCCGGCTCGCGCACCGGGGACATCGGCCACGCCATCCAGACCCTCGCCGAAAGTCGGGGCTTCAGCGTGGTGCGTGAGTACACCGGCCACGGCATCGGCAAACGCCTGCACGACGAACCCACCATCTATCACTGGGGGGCGCGCTACACCGGCCTGAAGCTCCAGCCGGGTATGGTGTTCACCATCGAACCCATGATCAACCTCGGCCAGCCCGACACGCGCCTGCTCGACGACGGCTGGACGGTCATCACCGCCGACAAGAAACCCAGCGCCCAGTTCGAGCACACCCTGGTGGTCACGTCCAGGGGGTACGACATCCTCACCCTTTAA
- a CDS encoding pentapeptide repeat-containing protein has product MVSDAVKPPTAPKIPKKPLPPLDVQLLEDETVIRGRLISGLDLTGRELRAASSENCVFQRVNLIGTSWQQLRLLDVSFEECDLSSARWPEASLERVSFTDCRLLGFQSPQARCRHVRFTRVQAGLALWYKLDGKNVWWQDSDLSEASFLEAKLPGAVFRMCKLHRTDFLGAALTGGDLRGSDLTKTRLGLREVAGSPSRLRNSSTSPTCWT; this is encoded by the coding sequence ATGGTGAGTGATGCGGTCAAGCCGCCCACGGCGCCGAAAATCCCGAAGAAGCCCCTCCCGCCCCTTGATGTTCAGTTGCTGGAAGATGAAACGGTCATCCGGGGCCGCCTGATCAGTGGTCTTGACCTGACCGGCCGTGAACTCCGGGCAGCCTCCTCCGAGAATTGCGTGTTCCAGCGCGTCAACCTGATCGGCACATCCTGGCAACAGCTGCGCCTGCTGGACGTGAGCTTCGAAGAGTGCGACCTGAGCAGCGCCAGATGGCCGGAAGCCAGCCTAGAACGGGTTTCTTTTACGGATTGCCGCCTGCTGGGGTTCCAGAGCCCGCAAGCCCGTTGCCGCCACGTGCGGTTCACGCGGGTTCAGGCCGGGCTGGCCCTGTGGTACAAACTCGACGGTAAAAACGTCTGGTGGCAGGACAGTGACCTGAGCGAAGCCTCGTTTCTGGAAGCCAAATTACCGGGGGCGGTGTTCCGCATGTGCAAACTGCACCGCACGGACTTCCTGGGCGCGGCGCTGACCGGGGGCGACCTGCGCGGCTCCGACCTCACGAAAACCCGCCTGGGCCTGCGCGAAGTGGCGGGGTCACCGTCGAGGCTGCGCAACTCCTCGACCTCGCCTACCTGCTGGACGTGA
- a CDS encoding TetR/AcrR family transcriptional regulator: protein MPYPARLTPEQITRAAKEIVEQNGAEALSMRTLAEALGVRASSLYRHIEGRDTLLRTLGDQAALNLRDELQQAAQSSPPATALRQAADAYLTYARTHPHLYALLLAKESELTPEQLQASAGKQLWNTLLQLVGAVSGHPDDTDHAVALWTFLHGFASLEAAGTFGKSGPRGGLDVGLDAIIGAMQKGQQP from the coding sequence GTGCCGTACCCCGCCAGACTCACCCCTGAACAGATCACCCGGGCCGCAAAGGAAATCGTCGAACAGAACGGAGCCGAAGCCCTCAGCATGCGAACCCTTGCCGAAGCTCTTGGCGTTCGCGCCAGCAGTCTGTACCGCCACATCGAGGGCCGCGACACCCTGCTGCGCACCCTGGGCGACCAGGCCGCCCTGAACCTTCGCGACGAACTTCAGCAGGCCGCGCAAAGCAGCCCCCCTGCCACTGCGCTGCGCCAGGCCGCCGACGCCTACCTGACCTACGCGCGCACGCACCCGCACCTGTACGCGCTGCTCCTGGCTAAAGAAAGCGAACTGACCCCCGAACAACTCCAGGCCAGCGCCGGAAAGCAGCTCTGGAACACCCTGCTGCAACTGGTCGGCGCAGTCAGCGGCCACCCCGACGACACCGACCACGCCGTCGCCCTCTGGACATTCCTGCACGGTTTCGCCAGCCTGGAAGCGGCCGGAACTTTCGGCAAAAGCGGCCCCAGAGGCGGCCTGGACGTCGGCCTGGACGCCATTATTGGAGCCATGCAAAAAGGGCAACAGCCTTAG